The DNA segment TTTAACTTTATATAATAAGCAgtaaagttatatctttaaaattttaaaaatacttATAGTTATTTTTTTAAGTGATGTGTTTATGTTCTTCACAGTTCCTTTTACTATTTTTCTTTGTTGCCGAAGTAGTTAATTAACTAATCTAGTCTTTAATAATCTTGTGAGTGTACTTTGGTAGAAAAAAGTTAACCTATGGGCCGTGGTGTGTAAAAACCCACGCACTCATAGTATGGTTGCCATTTGGTCACCAAATTAAGATGAAACATGTATCACCAAATATATACAGGAGCCATTGCAACACAGGTTGTATTTAAAAGGGCAGTAACGTTTTGCAACGGCATGACATGTTCTTTAAAGGAAATCCAACATAACCCACAAGTGCCATGCATCCTTTTGACGCATGAAAAGTACGAGTCAAGTCTCTGTTGAACCCGGATCTATATACGACTGAACCCATATCAACGCTGctttaaaaatgtaaattgtcGGTGTTGATAAATAATGGGTGTACATATTCAGACACCTTGTTCCCTAAATCCACACCCTTCTATACGcttcgtatagggctatacgaagCGTATAGGGTTGCTTTTCCCGACCAACTTCTGCACCTCGTACAACGTCACATCAGTCAACTTATACGGGGAGTCTAGGCCTGTACGAGGGGCCAATACGAAGGCccttagacgcctcgtatagacctatacgaggcgtcttggaCTGACCGATTTGACTATGAAGGGACTATGTCTGACATGACTTAAAGGCATACGGGGAGtaaagacctatacgaggcgtctttagCTCCCATAAAATGCAACCTACAGTGCGTTCTTGGTCCACATCCGAGGTTTCAACAAAAAACCACTCACattctgtttgtttttttatttgtgtttGCGTTATTATCATCCCGGAGTGTTGAAATGTCATCATATTGGAACGGCAACTATATCTTCGGGCAATATTCTAGCGAAAACTGGGGGCACGAAAGCGTTCCGGTAACAGTTATTAGCGTAAATGTTATAATTACTTGTTGTTTTCgtttattatttactaatgatgatacggttgtctattttggaggagtctggcattcccgattctaatgagcaagaggaggttgtgtctagtatacaaggaaaacaaaacagcccgtttctagatttgaacaagcatcctcctgttgatgaaacagcccctgtagatgactcataccctgctagtggatacggaggagacggtggatacggaggagacggtggatacggaggacacggtggatacggaggagacggtggatacggaggagaccgtggatacggaggagaccgtggatacggaggagacggtggatacggaggagacggtggatacggaggagaccgtggatacggaggagacggtggatacggaggagacggtggatacggaggggacggtggatatggtggatacggtggatacgggggatacggtggatacggaggagacggtgatcatcagcaattcatttccccgggcactccttatgttcatcaaaacaattcggacgttggaggatatggtggttatggtggatatGGTAGATATGGTAGTGAAGCACCTCCCATTCTGGACAGTCTGTACTTAAAAAAGACGGTAtaaattactattttattattaatattttattattattaattttattattattatttttattatattattattattattatattattattattattattattattattattattattattattattattattattattgtcgaCGTTCATCCTCCTGCAGATCCTGCTGATGTAGTGCCCGTGGAGGACCCTCCGGAGGATCTAGACGGTGCAGCGGGGCCACAGCCACCGCCACCTGCCGGGGCACCTCAGTTTCCACGTCACGCTATTCGAGGTGGTGCCCCAGGAGCTGCACTACATCCGGATGTACGAGCCAGGCTTGACAGGCTCGACGATTTGGTAGGTTGGTTGGTACGGGCGGAGCAggatagacgagagagagagggattacccccgataccgcttccaccggttcgagcaccacatcagcagcagcagccgcagcagcagcaccagccgcagcagcagcatcaggattcagattcggattttgatgcatagacctgttgttgtttttattgttattgtggatgtacaaacttatcttctatatttttgttatggatgtaaacagttatcttatatatgtcatatttatgtttgttttcagttattcGGTTACTCAATGATTGTTCTCTTAAATTTagataatacggaaacaatataacccctgaatataatacggaaacaatatttgaaagaaataaaattttaatcgaaagaataatatttaaaaaagtaaaatgttaaaaacaatataatatatttaaagagccgatttttaaaatagttgatttAATCGACGCTGAaacaaaaaatttttttaaactttttatattgtaaaaaacaaaaaaaaaacaaaacttttttaaaaataaaaaaaaaacgatttttaaaggcaaatagttaatttttaaaaaacaacaactttttatagtgtaaaaaagaaaaaaaactttttttaaaacctaaaaaaatttcaTCAAAAAAACAAATCTTCAAAAACCATCCAAAAAACCAAcccaaaacccaccaaaacacccctCATTTCAGCCAAAAAAAACTTCCAAACggagacgcctcgtatagaccaaGACCCCGCGTATAGGGTTCCTTAAACAACGTGCCTGACACCCCCTGTACACCCATCGAATTCAGTGCatggacgcctcgtataggtctatacgaggcgtctaggttTGCAAAAGTGTGGATTTAGGCGCAGTGGGTGTCCGGATAGATTGGCCCTAAATAATCCAGTCGAGAACTTAACTTAACATCAAAGGATATTGTTTCAAAACGATTAGAAGCTAGGCGTACGTTTTCACTTATAGAAGCTAGCCTTTAGTTTCGTCTCACATTCATCAAACACACAGCATCCTCAGGAGCGCCCTCTAAATGATGGTATTCAATCCGAAAGCAGGAACATAGTTTATAATAGAATGATATCTCCTCAGGACTCATCCCCCAAAATGTAGGTGTCTTCCGTGGGTGGATAATATTCATAATATCAACCATCTCTTGTGGCGAGAGACGGGCCCTCGGATCCCACCCCCACATGAGAAAGGATAGAATATAGGGGTAAAGGGTGTAACCGTCCAGCATGTATCTAGGCTCACGCGTGCTGTGATAGAAGTCAACGTTGTAACTGGCCATGCGCCGATTGCTGCATTAAAAAAAGATCTTAATGAGGGAATATGTTTTAGAAAGAAAGACAAAGAAAAAGGCTGCAGCATGCATGCATACTATCTAAACGAAGATGGCACATGAGAATGAAAGTAGGTCATAAAGAAGCAAATTTTTTCTTCAACCATTTTCAAATCTTTCTTATCATTCGTGTTGCTCATGATATAAACTGCTTCCTTAAGCAACAAATGCAAATGATACGGAATACGGTCGGGTCCAGTCCCAGGAGAATAAAGACCAAGTCGAATGCCCCGTCAAGGATCAACGTCGCGCGCCTAATCTCAAGTCTACGCACTACCTAAACAATCAGAGCAAAAGATAATATCCAGTCATTCCGAGTACTCATTCAAATATCATACAAGATTAAGATTAAGCTTCATGTCAAATTAAGATGCATACAACACGAGCACCAAAAGGTTTATCAAAAACATTATTATTTACTAAAACCCTTGTTGTTGATTGCTTCTTTTAACCGATAATAGGTTTATTATGTGACTTATCAATTTTGATATATAACAGTACCTGCTCTAGAAACTCGTCACATGACATCTCTTCTGTTGCTGGTTGGATGATTTGCACGGGGCCGTCTCCTCGATGTGCGTTTTCTAAGCAATCAGAGATCGATCAACAAATAGAAACATTTAATGCTGATTCAAACATCAGGCTGCACGGGGTGCAGTCGGTGAGTGAATTCGGGGAGGCACTTCACCGATTAGGGGGGGGCTGCCAATCACTCGGGAGAGGAGATCGGGGAGGAGAGATGGAACATGaccggtggcggctcaccgagagagagggaggagagagaaggCAACTGTCCAATCaaaccttttctttttttttttttttttttttaaaaaaaaaaaccaattcacctaagaggggagtggcgccatcaaattggggtgttaggggagtttaagaggggacttgacgtggcacacggggattggttgggcgtaagagaggggactcacctattaggtgagcacccccttcaccctcaTAAGAGACTAAGACTAAGCTTCATGTCACATTGAGATTCATACAACACGAGCTATAAACAATTAATGATAGGTTTATCAGTGTGATGTGTGACAGTACCGGTTCAAAATGCTTCCCTTCTGCCCAGGAGAGGGTCCTCAAAACAAACCCCACACTAGTCTATAAACAATCAGAGCAAATAAATTAGGATAATGATAACAAAGTCCAATAGCCACAAAAAAGCATAATTTCCTTAGAACCCGTACGTGTTGTTTTACTTTTAACATAAATTAGGTTCATGTAATGAATAGGTTTATTATGTGATTATCAATTTTGATATGTAAGAGTACCTCTGCTAAACGATCCATATATGACTTCCCTTTTGGCACGGGGTGGGTCTCCTGTAATAAAAAATAACAAAGTTGAATGGCCTATTAAAAATTGATACGACTCACCAAAatgtaataaaaaaaaacataactctATTATCAACCAAACCAATTAATTAAGAGGTTTGATATACTACCTGTTGAGGAGGAGTGGCCTCTAAATGCTGATAATCAACACCAAAGCAGGTACACATTTTAAGATAGAATGATCTGGCGTACTCATCCCACTGCCGATATGTCTTAGGAGTAGGAGTCTTCCGTGAGCGAATAATGTCTATAATTTCACTAAGCGTATGAAAGACGAAAAGCCTCATCGTTACTACTAAGCTTCTTCATGTCCTTTAACTCGCCATTGAACCTCCTCACCTTTCAAATCATAAacaaatacttatatttataaaaCAATGACAATTGATGTATAACTATTATTTAAATAGTATTCTTAGTTACCTTCTTCCTCCGCTTATATGCTGGCTTCATACTGATCGATCAACAATAACACAACCACATACACTCAGTTACGTAAAATGAATCatttgaatgaatgaatgaagAATATGAAATTAGTACCTCATCTTGTCTAGTGAACAGAACCGCAGCagcctcttcctcttcctctccttctccttctccttcttGTCGATTAGAGACAGCCTCTTCCTCTCCTCCTCACTGATCGATCAACAAAGAATTACACAATCAGTTATGTAAAATCAATCGACAAACTGGAATggataataatattattaaatatataagTACCAGATGCAATTTGAAGAGACGAACACCCTCTTCTCCTTGCCGATTCGATATACGCACACCGACTCCTTCTCGTCGAAAACCATCTTGATGAAACCCTAAAGCAGCACCGTACGTTGTTTGATCTTGTTTCCTtcttatatatatttgttttccATTCGATAGCCGGGCCCCACTTTGTGTCTTCAGCCCATCAGTTCTTCTGTTTCTTGGTCCAACTGTTTATCCTAACTTTTTAACATGCAACAACGTTATTTGCTCGTGAGTTAAGAGGATACGTTATCATGTGTATCGCTCTGTTTCGTTATAGTATATGTGCAATACCTGCAATCAGTAAAGAAATCAACACAGGGCCATCTATCAGGGGTGCAAGAGGTGTCTGCGATCAGGGCCCAAATCAATATAGGGCccgaaaaatttttaaaaattatatctatctactataataaaagaaaccaagttttcgacacgtgtcattcattgaagccatctatttttatagataattaatatcaattaaaagataattatacaattaaatctaatataaatttaaacaattcatatagtagataatatataatattttaaaatagagtaaattacaaaaatcatcctttatgtatgtcatttATTGCAAACTGTGTTCTTTGTCTTCagtaattacagaaaacgtactcgatgtttgcaaacccttgcaagttatgtactttaaccctaactcagttaatttaaataatttatttattttattaaactaaaatagttaagggtagaacgtatttcaaaaatgtttaaaaggtatttattggttctatacttatattttcgtgttcaattctcaactcaaatacggtaatcactatgtttacatgacatttataagaacaatcaccacaatcaccccatccatcgtatatcgagtatatccgttagtttgttttaagatataaatttttattagattcattcaacccgtgtaataaacggggttttttaaagatataacatttttattttttactatacaaaactacatttatgcaactcgtgtaatacttggggttttaaaaatataactttttttattatgtagtatataaaattagatttattcaatacaGATAATGCATAggatttataaagatataactttgtattgtttggtatataaaattacatgtgttcaacccgtataacacagcCTCCCGCTTTAGTCTCCCTAACGGTCGAACTTAGTCTCGCTCCTCAGCTCgacgaggttcttaaaaatgtaactttttttattatttaatatataaaattaaatttattcaaccaatgtaataaatgagatttttaaatatatattgttttatcatttggtatataaaattgcatttattcaaccaatgtaataaatgagatttttaaatatatattgttttatcatttggtatataaaattgcatttattcaacccgtgtaataaacaagatttttaaagatatatttttttattgtttggtatataaaactgcatttattcaacccgtgtaataaacgagatttttaaagatatatttttttattatttggtatataaaattgcatttattcaacccgtgtaatatacggggctctaacctagtatatatatatttaaaaaaaaattctggATGTTTGTATAAATAAGGGTCTGCTAAAAGACCCAAAGTTTTTAAAATAAGGGTCTGTttaaaagtttttaaaaaatGGCCCAATTAACAAGCCCAAGTGACTAGTCTAAACAAAAATAAGGGCATGTATACGGAGTTGAAGTTGATTAATACATTTTTACCGAGACAcattgacaaccttttgatgtctTAGACTATATCTTCCAACGCAGTACTACTTATCCTAATGCTATAAATGCATATAAAGTGTTGATGACAATTTCGGTAACCGTGACATCGGCAGAAAGAAGTTTCTCaaagttgaagttgttgaagaccTGTTTACGTTCTACAATGTCACAAGAAAGGCTAAACGGGTTGACGTCTATTTCTATTGAAAATGAAATATTAGATACTATGGATAACAAGGAGTTGATCGGAAGCTTTGCTTCAAAAAACGCTAGAAGAACCACAATGTTCGCTTAGCAAGTAGGTTCGATAATTTGATCACTTTTGCTacactattattattaatttgTTTTATCTATTTCATAACAATTATCGCAGTATTATGGGTTTTTAGTATTTATATATTTGATTGAATGgttgatgagtttatattatatgaaaatttgcgaatagggcccaagtttttttatctcgaacagggccaatttttttttttttttttttttttttgagacgGCCCTGAATCAACATTTTACATTGATAAAAACTGGTGTCGGCAACGATGTTGTTTGAACGATATCGATCAGTTTAGATCGTCACGATACCGGCACCGATAAAGTTATCAAAACCATAAATGAATACAAGTATCGGTAGCGATGTTGTTCGGTACGGTACACTAGCGACACGGTATCAGTTTATCGaaagcaaaaacaataaaaataaggctttgattatccaCACATCCCCCATTTTATTTGTACATCCCTGGAACTTATGTAGCACGGAAACGGGTACGGGACTGGGTTACGGGGACAATACGGATACGGGGAACGACAAAACTCAAAAATCCAAGACACGGGCACGGTGAAGGTACgacaaaaacatataaaaaatatatatattttttatgtatagatTTATAAACGTAAGGACCAAATGTAAACTAGTGAAAGTAATGGGAGTTAAATGTTAACatgtactgtacaaattaattttACACTTTTTATGTAAATTTTACAAGTTTTAGGAATAAATGAAAActagtgaaagatagaggggttaaatgtCAAAATACATTAAGTTATATAACCCGAAAGCCTAAAACATGTTGAAACCCAGTCgagatcttcatcttcttcttctattATCTTCTCCTTCATGGTTTCCGGCAGAAAGCATCACCGGAGTCGAATTTTTTCGATGGAAAAAACAGGAAACGTCCCCGAAATCTCATACCGCCGTCCCCACTTTCCCGGAAACGTTTGGGGAACGTCCCCATGGCGTTTCTGTCCCCAAAATGTCCCAGGGACGGGTACTCGATGATACGTCGTATAGGCCAATATGGTTCATCCGGGTCCAAGCATATTGAGCTGTACGCTTACTATAGTGTACTTGAAGTACAAAGTTTTCAGACCAATGATTAGGGCACTAGGGGAATCATATAAAGAAATACGGTTCCTCTGGGTCCAGGCTTATTGAGCTATATGCTTCCTATAATGTACTTGAAGTAAAACTCTTCAGACCAATGATTAGGGCACAAGGGGAATCATATAGGGCAATACGTTCCCTGAAGGAATCATATAGGGAATCACTGATGTCAGTCATCAGCCACCCCATGTCATCATGCATCCCGCAATGTCAGAAGTCGCATGTGCTCTACGTATCGGGCAATAGATCGCTTGattcccggccaccaataatCACTCCTAGATCCTTGTACATCTTGTCACTGCCAGGATGAATtgaatacttagacttatgggcttctttcAGAATTACATCTTGTAGTCCATTAAAACTATAACCCCATATTCTATTGTTAAACCTTAGTATATTATCGTTTCCGACTATCAATAGTTTTAGTCTCCTAATCATCTTTTCCTTCTTAACATGATTCTCCTTTAGGGCTTCTTGTTGTACATTCTTAATTTGATAAAAGAGACTAATTTTAACCTCTATTCAAGCTGCATTGATTCTTATGGGTTGGGGCTTCTCCTTTGACTTGATGCAATTGCTACTACTACTGCATTagctttacctggatggtattgaATTTCACAGAAATGATTACTTAATACATCCATCGTCTTTTAGGCATATTGAGCTTTATTTGCTCGAATATGTGCTTTAGACTTTTGTGGTCGGTATGACTAGTACATTTTGTTCCGTAAACATAGTATCTCCAAATTTTCAGTACAAACACTACAAGCACCAAGTTCTAAAATGTGGGTAGTGTAGTTTCATTTGTGAGTCTTCAGTTGCCGAGAATCGTGGGCAATTACATTGCCTCTTTGCTTGAGTACATATCCCAACCATAATGAGACGCGTCACATTAGACAGCATAATGGTTGCCTTGGATTCCTCACACCCACAACATTCGATCTTATGGTAGAAAATGCGTGAAAACAAATGAATAGAAGCGTAAGCGATGTTTAAACccaaaaaattaaacaaaaataaaaataaaaataaaacataatagtTCTATGTATTTAATAAAGTAGATCTTGCTAAAATACAAGTTCACTGAAACCTTCATCAAACttttaaacacaaaatttcataatCTTGCTTGCTTAAACAACATAAAGCAAAAAAACAGAACTAATTTGCCCTTGGAGCAGCCCATTCAACACTCAAGATAAGGTTATCGTACCCATACCCATTCAGTTTCGCaatagctctttcaccatcttcccTCCTCACAAAATTAACAAACCCAAACCCTCGGCTCATTCCCGTCTTCTGATCCATAGCAACATAAACCCGAGATACACTACCAAACGGGCGGAACAGCTCAAGCAAGTCAGGCTCACGGGTATCCTCTGAAAGGTTATTAACCCGAACAGAGTTCTCATCGTTCCTACGCCTCATGTCAGCACCACCAGCTGCAGGCCTGACTGCACCAGCACGCATGGTGGGTGGAACGTATGCACCTCCTTTGCTGGGACCGGAAGCACCGGCATCCGCAGGGTTAGGGTTCGGGTTCTCAACAAAGGTTTCGCTGGGCTGGGCCAGATCCTTGTATGGGCACTTAGAGGTCCAATGGTCACCTTTCTTGCCACATGTTCTGCATACCATAAGAACCGCACCTCCTTTTGACATTTGCGCCAGTGGGTCTCCAGATGCGTTCGACTCTTCGGCTTTTGAACCTGTTCATTAAAGGTGGCACATAATTTCCATACGTAAATAGTCAATATCATTCAAACAAAAACTTTAAAGACAGTTTCCATGAACTTAGACGGTATCGTATTTTTTTCATTGCAATATAGGCCAATATACTGACAAATTTAGAAAACTTTCAAACAGTATACTATCAACAAAACAAGAGTAATCTAAGCAAACGTTACACAATCGCAAAATCCATCACTTCGGAAAATGCATGAGTGGAACCAAAACCAAAACTTTATTTTCCAAAGACTTGAAGCATGCTATGAAATCACTTTGAAATGAAAAGAAATCACCAAAATAAACCATACTTGATGAACTTGGTTATACTTTTAAAGATAATAACGATGAATAATGGGAATGAACAGAACCAAGCTTTGAAACCAGTTGTCATAGTGCCTTATACTATACTGGGTTCAAACTTGCACACACAAATGAGAAAAGTAGCATATAACTCTTGAAATAATAAAGTTTAACATTATAGACTATAACAGAGAGTATTCAGATAAAAACTACACATGAGCTGCATTGTTACTTCCGTAGTCATCTACTTTAGTGCTTAAAATGAGCTATTCATACATTCTAAAAGATTGAGAAACACAAAGAATAAGATTTTGTCACAGATGAcaataaggggctgtttgtttagctcttaatcgTTCAGGCCTCTAACTGGTTcagtacttaatggttcagactatttgtttcgcgagcagacaTTTGCCCCTGAatagttaagcattatactgagtctgaatagttaagacctctaatctgaattgatcagacatttgcctttgaacggttaggaattatactggctcttaatggttcagacctcttactggttcagcacttaatggttcagaccttactggttcagcacttaacaattcagaagttgccaaacagcacCTCAGACATTAAGACTATCATACACATCCCGTAAaagattataaatttcattaaaacgcCCTGTCGACATGAGGTACTTCCCAACTCCCATATGATAATATGACTACGAAGCTAAggagttaatatcggtgatatattggTCCCTAGTAAAATATCGATGTCaaatatcggtcagaatatcAGTACCGATATTATCAGCAGCGATATTTAACCAATATAATCGATATGCTGCTTATACACTACAACAGCAATTAGAGATTACTAACACGGATGTCATGTCATATATACAGCAACAAGTTATGGAAACAAAACATAACAAGTTACAACAATAATTACCTGGAGCCCTAGGTCGCTCAAAGATAATTTCCTCAGTAGAGACCATAGTCAACCGAGCACCAACATCCTCATGAACAGCATCACCAAACTTAGCCCAGGAGCGCCTCTCGACAGCGCGCTTACTGAGGCGAGCGTTGGCAAGCTTACGAACACGGGTAGTGGTAGTTATCTTAACGCGGTTACCCTCGTCATTAAACTTATACTCAATCACCTTCTTCAAACCGTGCTCATCCGGTCCAATCACCTGCTTTGGAGGCAACAAGAAGTCGTAATCACTTCCGTCATCCTCTTCTTCCAGTTCGCCCCATCGCGGCTTCTGAGCAGCAGGTGTCGTTAGAT comes from the Helianthus annuus cultivar XRQ/B chromosome 4, HanXRQr2.0-SUNRISE, whole genome shotgun sequence genome and includes:
- the LOC110937759 gene encoding eukaryotic translation initiation factor 3 subunit G — encoded protein: MAIDNLTTPAAQKPRWGELEEEDDGSDYDFLLPPKQVIGPDEHGLKKVIEYKFNDEGNRVKITTTTRVRKLANARLSKRAVERRSWAKFGDAVHEDVGARLTMVSTEEIIFERPRAPGSKAEESNASGDPLAQMSKGGAVLMVCRTCGKKGDHWTSKCPYKDLAQPSETFVENPNPNPADAGASGPSKGGAYVPPTMRAGAVRPAAGGADMRRRNDENSVRVNNLSEDTREPDLLELFRPFGSVSRVYVAMDQKTGMSRGFGFVNFVRREDGERAIAKLNGYGYDNLILSVEWAAPRAN